In a single window of the Lineus longissimus chromosome 4, tnLinLong1.2, whole genome shotgun sequence genome:
- the LOC135485998 gene encoding uncharacterized protein LOC135485998 — protein MADEFSKFWKFDKIFANVALFSALILITIAPGIDSALKDLPPQVLLRHIKSSRHLPICVLFRGDEKEKETTLEQKLTKFWGKRNNTDSYHSWQIGSFNSKKFVLPQIPSSLPIVRCYLGYASPFDYTGKPLLKSFQRWFGKLMKVYGNQLKEASVSLFEQKLSTNKLTLVGFPGPDQHYEVEEIFYEVRNQWENDIEVLLVHPHSPEVKDLMKLFILRHQPAVIFVKGKDEGGFTIVKKLLQHDVSKLKMNMIVAANLVQAEHFNQVTFDEKVTNPYRKYVPVLIYMYTFWTPHAVSYLTMYQRAVAHLKNTGIQLRFGVIDAYEEQNILNKYFDDTYAAELPLLILYYPIRMAHNKNIVKELKKVIVSGKRPSSTTVSEMLKSSGLNFTNIAGKDFVFEEEECQVSLEVSALYEGPHGTMCSVTSHNETENYPAPPVIWRLPPKKIRKKTEKKWDDWHTLHGTEKLEKKLRKLDGIPVVTDATWKEVIEQSHAPFHPFVSNSKWAGEVTKTNLVVFIMADCGSCRRNMDTFKRLHQSVSFITGGSMYIMNCTRDQIFCEQNGVTGFPTIQAFRGLGWLTGERCVSTKAAAEPQYVRLDYHGVIQVSNIMEWFSTVASPAVSNVGFKDHSLDKADVQLLATLTPKASNLLPYIPKSKLGTEFFYPYECFRLACERLFGRVSCKSRYSLDISMTEFEDEDQDMVVTEVVMERADGVSAKVTELMKPLMKTMQDEVDSAIHQFHKPHRYNLNPVQRCEDDHAFCTDVITEFSLDHGRLAVQHMNEAYFHMGKGNLLVPEELPALVALVHTANVTQEASLMKTLTDVALSFYNDISIVTLDVDQYPSWVGQFVPKDFRKIASYQTDIPELYHYPRLCIIRWDDHHHAAFYPSINITSMQPESLPYDYTQEEIIHFIRQFLKKPDESMIETETF, from the exons atggcggacGAATTCTCAAAGTTTTGGAAATTTGACAAGATATTTGCAAATGTTGCCCTTTTTAGTGCATTGATCTTGATAACAATTG cacCTGGCATCGATTCTGCCCTAAAGGATCTACCACCTCAAGTTTTATTGAGGCACATCAAATCATCCAGGCATCTACCAATCTGTGTTTTGTTCAGAGGAGATGAAAAGG aaaaagaaacaaCCTTAGAACAGAAGCTCACAAAATTCTGGGGAAAAAGAAATAACACTGATTCATATCATTCCTGGCAAATAGGTTCCTTTAATTCCAAAAAG TTTGTGCTTCCACAAATACCGTCCAGTCTTCCAATTGTGAGATGCTATCTTGGTTATGCCTCGCCGTTCGACTACACTGGAAAACCACTGCTAAAGTCATTCCAGAGATGGTTTGGAAAATTA ATGAAGGTTTATGGCAACCAGCTCAAAGAAGCCAGTGTTTCATTATTTGAACAAAAGCTTTCTACAAATAAATTAACCCTGGTTGGTTTCCCGGGACCTGATCAGCACTATGAAGTGGAGGAAATCTTCTACGAA GTCAGAAATCAATGGGAGAATGATATTGAAGTCCTGCTGGTGCATCCACATTCTCCTGAAGtcaaagacttgatgaagttgttCATTTTGAGGCACCAGCCTGCTGTGATATTTGTCAAGGGGAAAG ATGAGGGAGGGTTCACCATAGTTAAGAAACTACTGCAACATGACGTGTCCAAGctgaaaatgaacatgatcgttGCAGCCAATCTAGTCCAAGCAGAGCATTTCAATCAG GTCACATTTGATGAGAAAGTCACCAACCCATACAGAAAGTATGTACCAGttttgatctacatgtacacattctGGACTCCGCATGCTGTGAGTTATCTGACCATGTACCAACGTGCTGTTGCTCACCTGAAGAATACTGGTATCCAACTTCGCTTTGGTGTCATCGATGCATATGAAGAACAAAATA TTCTCAACAAATATTTCGATGACACTTATGCCGCTGAGTTACCCCTGCTCATCCTCTACTATCCAATCAGGATGGCGCATAACAAGAACATAG TCAAGGAACTCAAGAAAGTGATTGTCTCTGGGAAGAGGCCATCATCAACTACTGTCTCCGAGATGTTAAAGTCCTCTGGTTTAAACTTCACCAATATTGCTGGGAAAGATTTTGTCTTTGAGGAGGAGGAATGCCAAGTATCACTGGAG gtCTCCGCACTGTATGAGGGGCCGCATGGAACTATGTGTTCAGTTACATCCCACAATGAAACAGAAAATTACCCTGCTCCTCCGGTCATCTGGCGGTTACCTCCAAAAAAGATCCGAAAGAAAACTGAGAAGAAATGGGATGATTGGCATACACTT CATGGTACAGAGAAGTTAGAGAAGAAGCTGAGGAAGTTGGATGGCATCCCCGTTGTTACCGACGCGACCTGGAAAGAGGTCATAGAACAGTCACACGCTCCTTTTCACCCGTTCGTCTCCAACAGCAAGTGGGCGGGTGAGGTCACCAAAACAAACCTT gTTGTCTTCATCATGGCGGACTGTGGCAGTTGTCGGAGGAACATGGACACTTTCAAAAGACTTCATCAGTCCGTGAGCTTCATCA CTGGTGGCTCTATGTACATCATGAACTGTACCAGAGACCAAATATTTTGTGAACAGAATGGAGTGACAGGCTTCCCCACGATACAGGCGTTTAGAGGGCTGGGGTGGTTGACAGGTGAACGGTGTGTCTCCACCAAGGCAGCTGCAGAACCCCAGTATGTTCGACTGGATTACCACGGTGTGATTCAG GTCAGTAACATCATGGAATGGTTTTCAACTGTTGCCTCCCCAGCTGTATCTAATGTCGGCTTCAAGGATCACAGTCTTGATAAG GCTGATGTGCAGTTGCTGGCCACTTTGACGCCTAAAGCCTCCAACCTGCTCCCATATATCCCAAAGTCAAAGCTGGGGACAGAATTCTTCTATCCGTATGAGTGCTTCCGTCTGGCTTGCGAGCGTCTGTTTGGCCGTGTCTCTTGTAAATCTCGATACAGCCTGGACATCTCCATGACAGAGTTTGAGGATGAGGATCAAGACATGGTTGTAACGGAGGTGGTGATGGAGCGGGCTGATGGTGTTTCTGCAAAGGTGACAGAATTAATGAAGCCGTTGATGAAGACAATGCAAGATGAAGTTGATTCAGCCATTCATCAGTTCCACAAACCACACAG ATACAATCTGAACCCTGTCCAGCGATGTGAAGATGACCATGCCTTCTGTACTGACGTCATCACCGAGTTCTCCCTGGACCATGGGAGGCTTGCTGTCCAGCACATGAATGAAGCTTATTTTCACATGGGAAAGGGAAA TCTTCTAGTACCAGAGGAGTTGCCGGCACTGGTTGCTCTTGTTCACACAGCTAATGTTACACAGGAGGCTAGTTTAATGAAG ACCCTTACTGATGTTGCCTTGAGTTTTTACAATGACATCTCCATAGTGACATTAGATGTGGACCAGTACCCATCATGGGTGGGTCAGTTTGTACCAAAGGATTTCAGAAAGATTGCCAGTT atcaGACAGACATCCCAGAACTTTACCACTACCCAAGATTATGCATCATCAGATGGGACGACCACCATCACGCTGCGTTCTATCCAAGTATTAACATCACATCGATGCAACCCGAGTCGTTACCATATGATTACACACAGGAGGAAATCATACACTTTATACGGCAATTTTTAAAGAAACCTGACGAGAGCATGATAGAAACAGAGACATTTTAA
- the LOC135486690 gene encoding nucleoside diphosphate kinase 6-like, which produces MATLQLTLAILKPDIVARPHVVKEIKDIILQNRFLFVRSKVMHLNKEQAGSFYGEHKGKFFHNRLVTYMSGGPLSAHILAREDAIKHWRTLMGPTKVFKTIHEAPDTIRGRFGLTDTRNSTHGSDSPESAKKEINFFFPEFSFDGWHRNEALFQNANFDFDVERTIHVLDRAINLDVSFEERFWHKTDKLPMPPNS; this is translated from the exons ATGGCGACATTACAGCTGACCCTTGCTATCCTCAAACCAGATATTGTTGCAAGACCACATGTTGTGAAA GAAATCAAAGACATCATCCTTCAAAACAGGTTTCTGTTTGTGAGAAGCAAAGTGATGCATCTGAATAAAGAACAAGCAGGTAGCTTCTATGGAGAACATAAAG GAAAGTTCTTCCATAATCGACTTGTAACATATATGTCTGG GGGACCGCTCAGTGCCCATATCTTAGCAAGGGAAGATGCTATAAAACACTGGAGGACACTAATGGGACCAACCAAGGTTTTTAAGACGATCCATGAAGCTCCTGATACCATTCGAGGACGATTTGGCCTGACTGATACAAGGAATTCCACACATGGCTCGG ATTCACCGGAGTCTGCCAAAAAGGAGATCAACTTTTTCTTTCCTGAGTTCTCATTCGATGGATGGCACCGTAACGAGGCATTGTTCCAGAATGCAAACTTTGATTTTGACGTTGAAAGAACAATCCATGTGCTTGATCGAGCCATTAATCTTGACGTTTCATTTGAGGAAAGATTTTGGCATAAAACGGACAAGTTACCAATGCCTCCTAACTCGTGA
- the LOC135485866 gene encoding transmembrane protein 234-like, with product MEGETLYLILVAFLWGFTNPMIKQGGAGIENIKKRNALLQFFAEVQFLVSNWKYMVPFLINQSGSIIYFLCLASVNLSMAVPITNALTFIFTIVAGKVILEEKISTETLVGMLLVLGGVTLCACGNVAASS from the exons ATGGAAG GAGAAACTCTGTATCTGATCTTGGTTGCATTCCTGTGGGGCTTCACCAACCCAATGATCAAGCAAGGCGGTGCAGGTATTGAAAACATCAAGAAAAGAAATGCCCTACTCCAGTTCTTTGCTGAGGTGCAATTCTTGGTCTCAAATTGGAAG TACATGGTCCCATTCCTTATAAATCAGTCAGGATCCATTATATATTTCCTGTGTTTAGCATCAGTCA ATTTATCCATGGCAGTCCCCATTACCAATGCCCTGACATTTATATTTACTATCGTGGCTGGCAAAgttattttagaagaaaaaatAAGTACAG AGACGCTTGTTGGAATGTTACTGGTGCTGGGAGGCGTGACCTTATGTGCGTGTGGGAATGTCGCCGCATCATCATGA
- the LOC135485864 gene encoding calmodulin-like isoform X2: MMEPNGNRDSLTEDQVAEFREAFALFDKNGDGQISVGELGIVIRSLGQNPTDKDLRQMINDVDADSSGTIDFSEFLDMMARKMKDTDSDEELKEAFKVFDEDGDGSISAAELRHVMLNLGEKMSDEEVTDMIREADLDGDGQIDYQEFVSMMTGKLK, translated from the exons ATGATGGAACCG AATGGTAATAGAGATTCACTTACAGAAGATCAGGTTGCAG AGTTCAGAGAAGCTTTTGCTCTCTTCGACAAGAACGGCGATGGACAAATATCTGTGGGAGAGCTTGGTATAGTGATTCGGTCACTTGGACAGAACCCTACTGATAAGGACCTGCGTCAGATGATAAATGACGTCGATGCTGACA GTAGTGGTACTATAGACTTTTCCGAGTTCCTGGACATGATGGCCCGTAAGATGAAGGATACGGATTCTGACGAGGAACTCAAGGAAGCCTTCAAGGTGTTCGATGAGGACGGGGACGGAAGTATCAGCGCGGCGGAGCTCCGGCATGTTATGCTGAACCTCGGGGAGAAGATGAGTGACGAGGAGGTGACTGATATGATCAGGGAGGCCGATCTGGATGGTGACGGCCAGATTGATTATCAAG aaTTTGTCAGTATGATGACGGGAAAGTTAAAATAG
- the LOC135485864 gene encoding calmodulin-A-like isoform X1 produces the protein MCLLTELFFFCSNDTTEYSEENGNRDSLTEDQVAEFREAFALFDKNGDGQISVGELGIVIRSLGQNPTDKDLRQMINDVDADSSGTIDFSEFLDMMARKMKDTDSDEELKEAFKVFDEDGDGSISAAELRHVMLNLGEKMSDEEVTDMIREADLDGDGQIDYQEFVSMMTGKLK, from the exons atgtgcctTTTGACAGAATTGTTCTTTTTCTGTAGCAATGATACCACCGAATATAGTGAGGAG AATGGTAATAGAGATTCACTTACAGAAGATCAGGTTGCAG AGTTCAGAGAAGCTTTTGCTCTCTTCGACAAGAACGGCGATGGACAAATATCTGTGGGAGAGCTTGGTATAGTGATTCGGTCACTTGGACAGAACCCTACTGATAAGGACCTGCGTCAGATGATAAATGACGTCGATGCTGACA GTAGTGGTACTATAGACTTTTCCGAGTTCCTGGACATGATGGCCCGTAAGATGAAGGATACGGATTCTGACGAGGAACTCAAGGAAGCCTTCAAGGTGTTCGATGAGGACGGGGACGGAAGTATCAGCGCGGCGGAGCTCCGGCATGTTATGCTGAACCTCGGGGAGAAGATGAGTGACGAGGAGGTGACTGATATGATCAGGGAGGCCGATCTGGATGGTGACGGCCAGATTGATTATCAAG aaTTTGTCAGTATGATGACGGGAAAGTTAAAATAG
- the LOC135485862 gene encoding RNA/RNP complex-1-interacting phosphatase homolog: protein MSNYRGRGRRGRGGIGGNWRGDQRRGPGPVPAKWFDYKKLGERMEGSQFIIFKTPLKDDINRENNVPEDQRFTPSDLLRMAADKGYDLGLVIDMTNTKRYYQPTEFTSKGVEYEKMKLEGHGVVPSEEEVQSFRMTVDRFLCRKYNKLIGVHGTTSTNRPGYLICRYLMEKQNVEPSKAIEDFKTARGHPIDEQSYIDALMSFEPVGRKSKSNGDEDENVLHGMASASLNKQDCDERRRDGFTEDDYRY, encoded by the exons ATGAGTAACTATCGTGGAAGGGGTAGGCGTGGAAGAGGTGGCATTGGAGGAAACTGGCGCGGCGACCAACGAAGAGGACCAGGCCCTGTGCCAGCAAA GTGGTTCGACTACAAGAAACTGGGCGAAAGGATGGAGGGATCCCAatttatcattttcaaaactccCCTTAAGGATGACATCAACCGAGAAAATAATGTGCCAGAAGACCAAAG ATTCACCCCATCTGACCTGCTGAGGATGGCCGCTGATAAAGGGTATGATTTAGGTCTCGTCATAGACATGACCAATACCAAAAGGTATTATCAGCCCACG GAATTCACAAGCAAGGGAGTAGAATATGAGAAGATGAAACTGGAGGGCCACGGAGTCGTTCCATCAGAGGAGGAAGTACAGAG CTTTCGAATGACAGTGGATCGATTCCTCTGCAGGAAATACA ATAAGTTGATAGGCGTCCATGGCACAACCAGCACCAACCGCCCCGGCTATCTCATATGTAGATATCTTATGGAAAAACAGAATGTGGAACCATCAAAGGCAATTGAAG ACTTCAAAACGGCGAGAGGGCATCCCATTGATGAGCAGTCTTACATTGATGCGCTGATGTCCTTTGAACCTGT CGGCAGAAAATCAAAAAGCAATGGCGATGAAGACGAAAATGTCCTTCACGGAATGGCAAGTGCATCCCTAAACAAACAAGATTGTGACGAGAGGAGACGAGACGGATTTACTGAGGATGATTACCGCTATTAG
- the LOC135485863 gene encoding GTP-binding protein Di-Ras2-like isoform X2: MSSLLKIQKDRSIRLRVMPEQSNDYRVVVFGAGGVGKSSLVLRFVRGTFRESYIPTIEDTYRQVISCNKQVCTLQITDTTGSHQFPAMQRLSISKGHAFILVFSITSRQSLEELKPIYNEVLEIKGDVDGIPIMLVGNKCDENAREVTEREGNELAKKWSCAFLETSAKTNHNVKELFQELLQLEKRRTMSLQLETKKSKAQKRKEKLKGKCVVM; this comes from the coding sequence ATCCAGAAGGACCGGTCGATCAGGTTGCGAGTGATGCCGGAACAGAGTAATGATTACAGGGTGGTCGTGTTTGGAGCAGGAGGCGTCGGAAAAAGTTCGCTTGTACTGCGTTTTGTGCGCGGCACTTTTCGGGAGAGTTATATTCCAACGATAGAGGACACCTACCGGCAGGTCATCAGTTGCAACAAGCAAGTTTGTACGTTACAAATCACGGACACAACAGGGAGTCATCAGTTTCCAGCAATGCAACGACTATCTATCTCGAAAGGGCATGCGTTCATATTGGTGTTTTCCATCACCAGCCGGCAGTCCTTGGAGGAGCTTAAACCTATATACAATGAGGTTTTAGAAATCAAAGGCGACGTTGACGGTATTCCGATTATGTTAGTTGGCAATAAATGTGATGAAAATGCGCGGGAAGTTACAGAGCGCGAGGGGAATGAGTTAGCTAAAAAGTGGTCATGTGCTTTTCTTGAGACCTCTGCCAAGACGAATCATAATGTTAAAGAACTCTTCCAGGAGCTTTTGCAGCTCGAAAAGCGGCGGACAATGAGTTTACAGCTCGAAACAAAAAAGTCAAAAGCACAGAAGCGGAAGGAGAAGTTAAAGGGAAAGTGCGTGGTAATGTGA
- the LOC135485863 gene encoding GTP-binding protein Di-Ras2-like isoform X1, which produces MAASGRSGRSNSKTTGMSINAEIQIQKDRSIRLRVMPEQSNDYRVVVFGAGGVGKSSLVLRFVRGTFRESYIPTIEDTYRQVISCNKQVCTLQITDTTGSHQFPAMQRLSISKGHAFILVFSITSRQSLEELKPIYNEVLEIKGDVDGIPIMLVGNKCDENAREVTEREGNELAKKWSCAFLETSAKTNHNVKELFQELLQLEKRRTMSLQLETKKSKAQKRKEKLKGKCVVM; this is translated from the coding sequence ATCCAGAAGGACCGGTCGATCAGGTTGCGAGTGATGCCGGAACAGAGTAATGATTACAGGGTGGTCGTGTTTGGAGCAGGAGGCGTCGGAAAAAGTTCGCTTGTACTGCGTTTTGTGCGCGGCACTTTTCGGGAGAGTTATATTCCAACGATAGAGGACACCTACCGGCAGGTCATCAGTTGCAACAAGCAAGTTTGTACGTTACAAATCACGGACACAACAGGGAGTCATCAGTTTCCAGCAATGCAACGACTATCTATCTCGAAAGGGCATGCGTTCATATTGGTGTTTTCCATCACCAGCCGGCAGTCCTTGGAGGAGCTTAAACCTATATACAATGAGGTTTTAGAAATCAAAGGCGACGTTGACGGTATTCCGATTATGTTAGTTGGCAATAAATGTGATGAAAATGCGCGGGAAGTTACAGAGCGCGAGGGGAATGAGTTAGCTAAAAAGTGGTCATGTGCTTTTCTTGAGACCTCTGCCAAGACGAATCATAATGTTAAAGAACTCTTCCAGGAGCTTTTGCAGCTCGAAAAGCGGCGGACAATGAGTTTACAGCTCGAAACAAAAAAGTCAAAAGCACAGAAGCGGAAGGAGAAGTTAAAGGGAAAGTGCGTGGTAATGTGA